From a region of the Streptomyces caniferus genome:
- a CDS encoding VOC family protein, with the protein MPQITPNLWFDTQGKEAAEFYCAVFPNSEIKNVTYYNEAGPRAAGTVLTVEFELDGQAYTAINGGPEFTFSEAVSLLINCADQDEIDYYWAKLSEGGEEGPCGWLKDKYGLSWQVAPGGMAELLNDPDQERATRAMKAMLGMQKIDIAALQAAADQA; encoded by the coding sequence ATGCCCCAGATCACCCCCAACCTGTGGTTCGACACCCAGGGCAAGGAAGCCGCAGAGTTCTACTGCGCGGTGTTCCCGAACTCGGAGATCAAGAACGTCACGTATTACAACGAGGCAGGTCCGCGCGCTGCGGGGACCGTGCTGACGGTCGAGTTCGAACTCGACGGCCAGGCGTACACGGCGATCAACGGCGGCCCCGAGTTCACCTTCAGCGAGGCCGTCTCCCTGCTGATCAACTGCGCCGACCAGGACGAGATCGACTACTACTGGGCCAAGCTCTCCGAAGGCGGCGAGGAGGGCCCCTGTGGCTGGCTGAAGGACAAGTACGGCCTGTCCTGGCAGGTCGCGCCCGGCGGTATGGCGGAGCTGCTGAACGATCCGGACCAGGAGCGCGCCACCCGCGCCATGAAGGCCATGCTCGGCATGCAGAAGATCGACATCGCCGCGCTCCAGGCGGCGGCCGACCAGGCGTAG
- a CDS encoding RNA polymerase sigma factor SigF — MSVELGSSKVLPAIPAPAPHVHDDDAINTRTLSRSLFLRLASLDKDCTERTYVRDTLIELNLPLVRYAAARFRSRNEPMEDIVQVGTIGLIKAIDRFDCERGVEFPTFAMPTVVGEIKRFFRDTSWSVRVPRRLQELRLALTKASDELSQKLDRSPTVPELALCLGVSEEDVVDGLAVGNAYTASSLDSPSPEDDGGEGSLADRLGYEDSALEGVEYRESLKPLLAKLPARERQIIMLRFFANMTQSQIGEEVGISQMHVSRLLTRTLAQLREGLISD, encoded by the coding sequence ATGTCCGTAGAACTGGGCAGCTCGAAGGTGCTTCCCGCGATTCCCGCGCCCGCACCACACGTGCATGACGACGACGCCATCAACACCCGCACGCTCTCCCGCTCCCTGTTCCTGCGGCTGGCCTCGCTCGACAAGGACTGCACGGAACGTACGTACGTCCGTGACACGCTCATCGAGCTGAACCTCCCGCTGGTGCGCTACGCGGCCGCCCGCTTCCGCAGCCGCAACGAGCCGATGGAGGACATCGTCCAGGTCGGCACCATCGGCCTGATCAAGGCGATCGACCGTTTCGATTGCGAACGCGGCGTGGAATTCCCGACGTTCGCGATGCCGACCGTGGTCGGTGAGATCAAGCGCTTCTTCCGCGACACGTCGTGGTCGGTACGCGTCCCGCGTCGGCTCCAGGAGCTCCGGCTCGCCCTCACCAAGGCCAGCGACGAGCTCTCCCAGAAGCTGGACCGCTCCCCGACCGTCCCCGAACTGGCCCTGTGCCTGGGGGTGTCGGAGGAGGACGTCGTCGACGGCCTGGCCGTCGGCAACGCGTACACCGCCTCCTCGCTCGACTCGCCCTCTCCCGAGGACGACGGCGGCGAGGGCTCCCTCGCGGACCGCCTCGGCTACGAGGACAGCGCCCTGGAGGGCGTGGAGTACCGCGAGTCCCTCAAGCCCCTGCTGGCCAAACTCCCGGCCCGCGAGCGCCAGATCATCATGCTGCGCTTCTTCGCCAACATGACGCAGTCCCAGATCGGCGAAGAGGTCGGCATCTCCCAGATGCACGTCTCCCGCCTGCTCACCCGCACCCTGGCGCAACTGCGCGAGGGACTCATCTCCGACTGA
- a CDS encoding RNA polymerase sigma factor SigF, with protein sequence MTVTARTAPKAPSRESRSADTRALTQVLFAELTDLEPGTPEHTRVRAALIEANLPLVRYAAARFRSRNEPMEDVIQVGTIGLINAIDRFDPDRGVQFPTFAMPTVVGEIKRYFRDNVRTVHVPRRLHELWVQVNGATEDLTVLHGRSPTTAEIAERLKIGEDEVLACLEAGRSYHATSLEAAQEGDGLPGLLDRLGYEDPELAGVEHRDLVRHLLVQLPEREQRILLLRYYSNLTQSQISAELGVSQMHVSRLLSRSFARLRSANRIDA encoded by the coding sequence GTGACCGTGACGGCCCGTACTGCGCCCAAGGCTCCATCCCGCGAGAGCCGTAGCGCGGACACGCGGGCGCTCACGCAGGTGCTGTTCGCGGAGTTGACGGACCTCGAGCCCGGCACCCCCGAGCACACCCGGGTCCGTGCCGCACTCATCGAAGCCAATCTGCCGCTGGTCCGCTATGCCGCGGCGCGTTTCCGCAGCCGCAATGAGCCCATGGAGGACGTCATCCAGGTCGGCACCATCGGCCTGATCAACGCCATCGACCGCTTCGATCCGGACCGGGGCGTCCAGTTCCCCACCTTCGCCATGCCGACCGTCGTCGGCGAGATCAAACGCTACTTTCGAGACAATGTCCGCACGGTCCATGTACCGCGCCGCCTCCACGAGCTCTGGGTGCAGGTCAACGGCGCGACCGAGGACCTGACGGTGCTGCACGGCCGCTCCCCCACCACCGCCGAGATCGCCGAGCGACTGAAGATCGGCGAGGACGAGGTGCTGGCCTGCCTGGAGGCGGGCCGCTCGTATCACGCCACCTCGCTGGAGGCCGCCCAGGAGGGCGACGGCCTGCCCGGTCTGCTCGACCGCCTCGGATACGAGGACCCGGAGCTGGCCGGCGTCGAGCACCGCGACCTCGTGCGGCACCTCTTGGTCCAGCTGCCCGAGCGCGAGCAGCGGATCCTTCTGCTGCGTTACTACAGCAATCTGACGCAGTCACAGATCAGTGCGGAGCTGGGGGTGTCGCAGATGCATGTGTCGCGGCTACTGTCGCGGAGCTTCGCCCGACTGCGATCCGCAAACAGGATCGACGCGTAG
- a CDS encoding Dabb family protein yields MIRHLVLFKLNEGVSRDEERVQAGVRAFAALEDEIPELTFWECAWNITDRPIAYDFAINSAVADTDALKRYIEHPAHQATAAQWREFATWVIADYEF; encoded by the coding sequence GTGATCCGCCACCTGGTCCTGTTCAAGCTCAATGAAGGTGTCTCCCGCGACGAGGAGCGGGTGCAGGCCGGCGTCCGCGCCTTCGCGGCGCTGGAGGACGAGATTCCGGAGCTGACGTTCTGGGAGTGCGCCTGGAACATCACCGACCGTCCGATCGCCTACGACTTCGCGATCAACTCGGCCGTGGCCGACACGGACGCCCTCAAGCGCTACATCGAGCACCCGGCCCACCAGGCCACCGCCGCCCAGTGGCGCGAATTCGCCACCTGGGTGATCGCCGACTACGAATTCTGA
- a CDS encoding DUF2127 domain-containing protein: protein MKIDWDRRTCARRGHITYLPHEEHLRDKLRADTALGEAWRCLRCGDFALGDPHGSGPAADAPLVPRGKVLRDLFILRFLAVERAVRGVFIVLAAVGVWQFSNRKDAVRRFFDEYIAVLRPVARHFHYDLDHSPVVGTIQKTFGYRHSTLMLVAALLVVYALVEIVEGVGLWRAKRWAEYLTVVATAAFLPLEIYELTEKVSWLKIATLVVNILAVLYIALTKRLFGLRGGRAAFDEERHSASLMEVEISAGVPVTAHNG from the coding sequence ATGAAGATCGACTGGGACCGGCGTACCTGCGCGCGCCGCGGGCACATCACCTACCTCCCGCACGAGGAGCACCTCCGGGACAAGCTGCGCGCGGACACCGCGCTCGGCGAGGCCTGGCGCTGTCTGCGGTGCGGCGACTTCGCCCTCGGCGACCCGCACGGCTCCGGCCCGGCCGCCGACGCCCCACTGGTCCCGCGCGGCAAGGTCCTGCGTGATCTGTTCATCCTGCGGTTCCTGGCCGTCGAGCGGGCGGTGCGCGGAGTGTTCATCGTGCTGGCCGCCGTCGGCGTATGGCAGTTCAGCAACCGCAAGGACGCGGTCCGCCGGTTCTTCGACGAGTACATCGCCGTGCTCCGCCCCGTGGCCCGGCACTTCCACTACGACCTGGACCACTCACCGGTCGTCGGCACCATCCAGAAGACCTTCGGCTACCGCCACTCCACCCTGATGCTGGTGGCCGCGCTGCTGGTGGTGTACGCCCTGGTGGAGATCGTCGAGGGCGTGGGCCTGTGGCGCGCCAAGCGCTGGGCGGAGTACCTGACGGTGGTGGCGACCGCGGCCTTCCTGCCGCTGGAGATCTACGAGCTGACCGAGAAGGTCAGCTGGCTCAAGATCGCCACGCTGGTGGTCAACATCCTTGCGGTGCTCTACATCGCGCTCACCAAGCGGCTCTTCGGGCTGCGCGGCGGCCGCGCGGCCTTCGACGAGGAGCGGCACAGCGCCTCTCTTATGGAGGTCGAGATCTCGGCCGGAGTACCCGTCACCGCCCATAATGGCTGA
- a CDS encoding GAF domain-containing protein: MRDSTRSLGLGTGEGLHMGWGAFSAGALAVLAYVAQMVIGLDMATWLFWVITGVGSVATVATVWLASRRVTTANEAAKAATKNQRRAFEDVLVPLASNLGQIVSSSTKAERTALQQQTKQAIVSLTASLIGPQDVRACFLEQVPGTPLGQREVKCRNSLWSGRNVAPVTTFRETDLRGKELLKLLDDGTSTFVGNVDQLPAALKPDSDSYKTYIACSVKVGDESFGVLAVDGLRPGDLHQDDVTMVGVFARMLGVALAVKK, from the coding sequence GTGCGTGACAGCACACGCAGCCTGGGGTTGGGGACAGGGGAGGGGTTGCATATGGGGTGGGGTGCGTTTTCCGCCGGTGCTCTGGCGGTCCTGGCGTATGTGGCTCAAATGGTCATTGGGCTGGACATGGCCACATGGTTGTTCTGGGTGATCACGGGGGTCGGGTCGGTCGCCACGGTCGCCACGGTGTGGCTGGCCAGCCGTCGGGTGACCACGGCGAACGAAGCCGCGAAAGCGGCGACGAAGAATCAGCGGCGCGCTTTCGAGGATGTGCTCGTTCCTCTTGCCTCCAACCTCGGCCAGATCGTTTCGAGCTCCACGAAAGCCGAACGGACCGCACTGCAGCAGCAGACCAAACAGGCGATCGTCTCGCTCACCGCTTCTCTGATCGGCCCTCAGGACGTACGGGCCTGCTTTCTGGAGCAGGTTCCCGGTACGCCTCTCGGGCAGCGCGAGGTGAAGTGCCGAAACAGCCTCTGGTCGGGCCGGAACGTCGCGCCCGTGACGACGTTCCGGGAGACCGACCTCCGCGGAAAAGAGTTATTGAAGCTGCTCGACGACGGCACCAGTACGTTCGTGGGAAATGTCGACCAATTGCCTGCCGCGTTAAAGCCCGACAGCGACAGCTACAAGACCTATATCGCCTGTTCGGTGAAAGTCGGGGACGAATCGTTCGGAGTGCTGGCGGTCGACGGCCTCAGGCCCGGAGATCTGCATCAGGACGATGTGACCATGGTCGGGGTTTTCGCACGCATGCTGGGCGTCGCCCTGGCGGTGAAGAAGTAG
- a CDS encoding nucleoside deaminase → MTVPPSASHPSPAPDPLRDPWIAPMRQALDEAARAPGTGDVPVGAVVLSADGTVLGTGHNAREATGDPTAHAEILALRAAARTLREEASRPGSPRTAPGGDAASAGGGRRAGEWRLTDCTLVVTLEPCTMCAGAIVLSRVDRVVYGARDAKAGAAGSLWDVVRDRRLNHRPEVVTGVLEADCAALLTDFFRDR, encoded by the coding sequence ATGACCGTCCCCCCATCCGCCTCTCACCCCTCCCCCGCGCCCGACCCGCTGCGCGATCCGTGGATCGCACCGATGCGGCAGGCGCTGGACGAGGCCGCCCGCGCCCCCGGGACCGGTGACGTCCCGGTGGGCGCCGTCGTGCTGTCCGCGGACGGCACGGTCCTCGGCACCGGCCACAACGCACGGGAGGCCACCGGCGATCCGACCGCCCATGCCGAGATCCTCGCGCTGCGGGCGGCGGCCCGGACCCTGCGGGAGGAGGCGTCGCGCCCGGGATCTCCCCGGACGGCCCCCGGAGGCGACGCCGCCTCGGCGGGCGGCGGGCGACGGGCGGGCGAGTGGCGGCTGACGGACTGCACCCTCGTCGTGACCCTGGAACCGTGCACGATGTGCGCCGGGGCGATCGTGCTCTCCCGTGTCGACCGCGTCGTCTACGGCGCCCGCGACGCCAAGGCGGGCGCGGCCGGCTCCCTCTGGGACGTCGTCCGTGACCGACGTCTCAACCACCGCCCCGAAGTCGTCACCGGCGTCCTGGAAGCCGACTGCGCCGCCCTGCTGACCGACTTCTTCCGCGACCGCTGA
- a CDS encoding tRNA adenosine deaminase-associated protein, which yields MYFAALLARTEDGWEASDTELDDVETLTDLADLAREAAVDDDTVVAFIEQEDAWFGVVRVDGEDDPRVFLSNAAAAAKSSYGAMLTDELLGRDEDDVADDLDSLDLDGTEDGEPESNDNNDHVDDDDPLEAVNGSDGPPHGPLGDAALLADLGVSEKELLALDGDALSTIADSLGCTEVLEAVR from the coding sequence GTGTACTTCGCCGCACTGCTCGCGCGCACCGAAGACGGGTGGGAAGCGAGCGATACGGAGCTCGACGATGTGGAGACGCTGACCGATCTGGCCGATCTGGCCCGAGAGGCGGCGGTCGACGACGACACGGTGGTGGCCTTCATCGAGCAGGAGGACGCCTGGTTCGGCGTCGTCCGGGTGGACGGCGAGGACGACCCGCGGGTCTTCCTCTCCAACGCCGCCGCCGCCGCCAAAAGCTCGTACGGCGCGATGCTGACCGACGAGCTGCTCGGCCGCGATGAGGACGATGTGGCCGACGACCTCGACAGCCTCGACCTGGACGGCACGGAGGACGGCGAACCCGAATCGAACGACAACAACGACCACGTGGACGACGACGATCCCCTGGAAGCGGTGAACGGCTCGGACGGCCCGCCGCACGGCCCGCTCGGCGATGCCGCCCTGCTGGCCGACCTGGGGGTCAGCGAGAAGGAGCTGCTGGCCCTCGACGGTGATGCGCTGAGCACCATCGCCGACTCGCTGGGCTGCACGGAGGTCCTCGAAGCCGTGCGCTGA
- the upp gene encoding uracil phosphoribosyltransferase, with amino-acid sequence MRIHVVDHPLVAHKLTTLRDKRTDSPTFRRLADELVTLLAYEATRDVRTEQVEIETPVTATTGVRLSHPRPLVVPILRAGLGMLDGMVRLLPTAEVGFMGMVRNEETYEAHTYATRMPDDLSGRQVYVVDPMLATGGTLVAAIRELIKRGADDVTAICLLAAPEGVEVMEQELAGTPVTVVTAAVDERLNEDRYIVPGLGDAGDRMYGTAG; translated from the coding sequence ATGCGGATCCACGTCGTCGACCACCCGCTGGTGGCGCACAAACTCACCACACTGCGCGACAAGCGCACCGACTCCCCGACTTTCCGGCGGCTCGCCGACGAGCTGGTCACCCTGCTCGCCTACGAGGCCACCCGTGATGTGCGCACCGAGCAGGTCGAGATCGAGACCCCCGTGACGGCGACCACCGGTGTGCGGCTGTCGCATCCGCGCCCGCTGGTCGTGCCGATCCTGCGGGCCGGTCTGGGCATGCTGGACGGCATGGTGCGGCTGCTGCCCACCGCCGAGGTCGGCTTCATGGGCATGGTCCGCAACGAGGAGACGTACGAGGCGCACACGTACGCCACGCGGATGCCCGACGACCTCTCGGGCCGTCAGGTGTACGTCGTCGACCCGATGCTCGCCACGGGCGGCACGCTGGTCGCGGCGATCCGTGAGCTGATCAAGCGCGGTGCGGACGATGTCACCGCGATCTGTCTGCTGGCCGCGCCGGAGGGCGTCGAGGTCATGGAGCAGGAGCTGGCCGGTACGCCGGTGACGGTGGTCACCGCGGCGGTCGACGAGCGGCTGAACGAGGACCGCTACATCGTGCCCGGCCTCGGCGACGCCGGGGACCGGATGTACGGCACGGCCGGCTGA
- a CDS encoding LytR C-terminal domain-containing protein produces the protein MSMLTPPGMGGKKYRITGDRYPRMRRPRHRRRIVLTLVATACALGLAGWGTLQLIDVFGGRGSSAQASQDKQHCRDSGKTEAAQAKAAEEKMPAPGTLTVNVFNATPRSGLAKRTADELQKRGFKIGKVGNAPAAYDKKVKGTGVLLGPKTAQDPLKVLATQLAGAQQKSDDRKGDDLDLIIGDTFKDLTTRQNAAKSLALLTHPSPVPAADTKC, from the coding sequence ATGAGCATGCTGACGCCCCCAGGGATGGGCGGTAAGAAGTACCGCATCACGGGCGACAGGTATCCGCGGATGCGCCGTCCCCGCCACCGTCGCCGGATCGTCCTCACCCTCGTCGCCACGGCCTGCGCTCTCGGTCTGGCCGGCTGGGGGACCCTGCAGCTCATCGACGTCTTCGGCGGCCGCGGCAGCAGCGCCCAGGCCTCCCAGGACAAGCAGCACTGCCGGGACAGCGGCAAGACGGAGGCGGCGCAGGCCAAGGCCGCCGAGGAGAAAATGCCCGCGCCCGGCACGCTGACCGTCAACGTCTTCAACGCCACCCCGCGCTCCGGACTCGCCAAGCGCACCGCCGACGAGCTCCAGAAGCGCGGCTTCAAGATCGGCAAGGTGGGCAACGCCCCTGCCGCCTACGACAAGAAGGTCAAGGGCACCGGGGTGCTCCTCGGCCCCAAGACGGCACAGGACCCGCTGAAGGTCCTGGCCACCCAGCTCGCCGGTGCCCAGCAGAAGAGCGACGACCGCAAGGGCGACGACCTCGACCTGATCATCGGCGACACCTTCAAGGACCTGACCACCCGGCAGAACGCCGCGAAGTCCCTGGCCTTGCTGACGCACCCGTCCCCGGTCCCGGCCGCCGACACCAAGTGCTGA
- a CDS encoding type II toxin-antitoxin system VapB family antitoxin, producing MIFKRIGNGRPYPDHGRESTRQWADVAPRPVRLDQLVTTKQQLDLETLLAEDSTFYGDLFAHVVKWEGDLYLEDGLHRAVRAALQQRQVLHARVLELG from the coding sequence GTGATCTTCAAGCGCATCGGAAACGGCCGGCCGTACCCGGACCACGGCCGGGAGAGCACCCGCCAGTGGGCGGACGTCGCCCCGCGCCCGGTACGCCTCGACCAGTTGGTGACGACCAAGCAGCAGCTCGATCTCGAAACGCTGCTCGCCGAGGACTCGACGTTCTACGGCGACCTCTTCGCGCATGTCGTGAAGTGGGAGGGCGACCTCTACCTGGAGGACGGGCTGCACCGCGCGGTACGCGCGGCCCTTCAGCAGCGCCAGGTGCTGCACGCCCGCGTGCTCGAACTGGGCTGA
- a CDS encoding DUF4232 domain-containing protein, which yields MPITASSRAVAAAALVTVALTLTTACHDAPGNTSDNPVSAVSPAPGTATDDGNPPGPGGRVACTPEMLRFHAGALPRRDRRMLLTVTNFSDRTCDFAAQRYPLLRFGDGRRATLPAIAASRPPTVVSLAPGATAYAVITTSAGRPGGPGHRGRKISQFGVALTGRAAPTQVGLDGRAPVHVDPRTATVTYWRSSLDAVRKW from the coding sequence ATGCCGATCACCGCCAGCAGCCGGGCCGTCGCCGCGGCCGCCCTCGTCACCGTCGCGCTGACCCTGACCACCGCCTGCCACGACGCCCCCGGCAACACGTCCGACAATCCCGTCTCCGCCGTCTCGCCGGCCCCCGGCACCGCCACGGACGACGGCAACCCCCCGGGCCCCGGCGGCCGGGTCGCCTGCACCCCCGAGATGCTCAGATTCCACGCCGGCGCACTGCCGCGACGGGACCGCCGCATGCTGCTGACGGTCACCAACTTCTCCGACCGGACCTGCGACTTCGCCGCCCAGCGCTACCCCCTGCTGCGGTTCGGCGACGGCCGGCGGGCCACCCTCCCCGCGATCGCGGCGAGCCGGCCGCCCACCGTGGTCTCGCTGGCGCCCGGCGCCACCGCGTACGCCGTGATCACCACCTCCGCCGGCAGGCCGGGCGGCCCGGGCCACCGGGGCCGGAAGATCTCCCAGTTCGGCGTCGCGCTGACCGGCCGCGCCGCCCCCACCCAGGTCGGCCTGGACGGCCGCGCGCCCGTCCATGTCGACCCGCGCACCGCCACGGTCACCTACTGGCGGTCCAGCCTGGACGCCGTCCGGAAGTGGTGA
- a CDS encoding RNA polymerase sigma factor translates to MEYSAGPRPAPVRFALPGPRPALWRWLLRTARPAAARRETPRPGNLPPPSVYGRPAGAEARLPAGGAPAPPEPRPTISELYHAHRLNMVRLAVLLVDDRATAEDVVQDAFAALYKRHGEQLGEVDNALAYLRTAVVNAARSVLRRRRTARDYTPPYEADAPSAEERIVLDEEHREVLAALSGLTARRREVLVLRYWGELTEAQIAATLGISRGAVKSIASRALNSLEKILEERS, encoded by the coding sequence ATGGAGTACTCCGCCGGCCCCCGGCCCGCCCCGGTACGGTTCGCCCTGCCGGGGCCCCGGCCTGCCCTGTGGCGGTGGCTGCTGCGCACCGCCCGCCCGGCGGCCGCCCGCCGCGAAACACCGCGCCCCGGCAACCTGCCGCCGCCTTCCGTGTACGGCCGACCGGCGGGCGCCGAAGCCCGGTTGCCGGCCGGCGGCGCCCCGGCACCCCCCGAGCCGCGGCCGACGATCAGCGAGCTCTACCACGCCCACCGGCTGAACATGGTCCGGCTGGCCGTCCTGCTCGTCGACGACCGCGCCACCGCCGAGGACGTCGTCCAGGACGCGTTCGCCGCGCTCTACAAGCGGCACGGCGAACAGCTCGGCGAGGTCGACAACGCGCTCGCCTATCTGCGCACCGCGGTCGTCAACGCCGCCCGCTCGGTGCTGCGGCGCCGGCGGACCGCCCGGGACTACACCCCGCCGTACGAGGCGGATGCCCCGTCCGCCGAGGAGCGGATCGTGCTGGACGAGGAGCACCGGGAGGTGCTCGCCGCGCTGAGCGGGCTGACCGCCCGCCGCCGGGAGGTGCTCGTCCTGCGCTACTGGGGCGAGCTGACGGAAGCACAGATCGCGGCGACGCTGGGCATCAGCCGCGGTGCGGTGAAGTCGATCGCCAGCCGCGCACTGAACTCGCTGGAGAAGATCTTGGAGGAGCGGTCATGA
- a CDS encoding LAETG motif-containing sortase-dependent surface protein: protein MRAPTGAAPSKNVEQPTVKFTRTPRTSAGFRPYAPRPRGAAGAGLVAALALAALSAAGTAHADGRAAQPQRAHTAHTAASATPRPAEGSTRPTPAPARSVTQSPSPRPSAPGTPSASPSHPAPQPPSATPRPSASPASPGKRGDGPAATPRPVPAKGSGSGKELARTGSSSTTTLALGGSAAALIAVGGGTVYAVRRRRG from the coding sequence GTGAGGGCGCCAACCGGCGCCGCCCCGTCGAAGAACGTGGAGCAGCCGACCGTGAAGTTCACCCGTACCCCCCGCACCTCCGCCGGTTTCCGGCCGTACGCCCCCCGTCCGCGCGGTGCGGCCGGCGCCGGGCTGGTCGCGGCGCTCGCGCTGGCCGCGCTGTCCGCGGCCGGCACCGCACACGCCGACGGCCGGGCCGCACAGCCGCAGCGCGCGCACACCGCTCATACGGCCGCGTCGGCCACCCCGCGACCGGCCGAGGGCAGCACCCGGCCCACGCCCGCACCGGCCCGCAGCGTCACCCAGTCGCCGAGCCCCCGCCCCAGCGCCCCCGGCACCCCCAGCGCGTCGCCCAGCCACCCGGCGCCGCAGCCGCCCAGCGCGACGCCCCGCCCCAGCGCCTCGCCGGCCTCGCCCGGCAAGCGCGGTGACGGCCCCGCCGCGACCCCCCGCCCGGTCCCGGCCAAGGGCTCCGGGAGCGGGAAGGAACTCGCCCGCACCGGGTCCTCCTCCACGACCACCCTGGCGCTCGGCGGCAGCGCCGCGGCCCTGATCGCCGTGGGTGGCGGCACGGTCTACGCGGTCCGCCGCCGGCGCGGCTGA